The Sus scrofa isolate TJ Tabasco breed Duroc chromosome 4, Sscrofa11.1, whole genome shotgun sequence genomic sequence agcccaagaaatggcagaaagaagaaaaaaaaattacactgtaCCTTTTAGGAGAAAAGAtatccagaaagaagaaaaaaaaattacactgtaCCTTTTAGGAGAAAAGatatcttaaaactttttttgccccccttgggccgctcccacggcatatggaggttcccaggctagggatctaatcggagctgtacccgccggcctacgctagagccacagcaacgtgggatccgagccgagtctgcgacctacaccacagctcacggcaacgccggatcctcaacccactgagcaaggccagggatcgaacccacaacctcatggttcctagtcggattcgttaaccactgagccacgacaagaactccggTACAGTCTAATTAACTTCTGCATTCTTGGTAGGTTTATCCTCTATAAGACCTGTTGCTAAACAGTGTATTTAATTTTGGTATAACCATATGAAGCTAGTGAAGTCATGAAACTAGGAGTAAAAGATTTTGTGTCTTACTGACATGTTATATAATAAATCTATGATGGCTCTATTTACCCATCATGAGACAGCACTATAGCTTATCAATTTCAACATGCTAACTGTTCAATGCTCAAAAGAAGGGTATTCAGACAACATAGGGAGTGAAGAAAGAGCTCTTCCATTTACTAACCTTCTGTCAAGCaattcctctgagcctcagttcatTCATCTTACAAAAGGAGGACAACTGCCATAGCTATCTGGCACTTAattcattcagtaagtatttactgCACAACAACTAAGTGTTAATGTAGTGGGATACTGCCAAGGATACatacaacagtgaacaaaagagacaagaatccTCACCTTAGAGGGCTTATATTCCACTAGAACTGAATCATAGATTAGAAAGTTTAAGCCGTTTGAAAATCCAAAGCAATAAACGGGGTACCACTCTATAAACGAACCGTATGCCCAAGCACTATACTTATGTACTCAATTTCAACCCATTCCCTCCATAATATAACGTGCAGACTAAACAGTCAGTGGGCAAAAATCAAACTTCCAAATAGTAACTAGCTTTGTCATTAATCAGACGTTCAACAATAACTgcgtggggcggggtgggggtggttacggtgtggagggagagagaggaaggcagaatgATCTCAATGAGCAGGTAGCAGAATCTAATCTTCTGAAGGAATTCCTTACTTCGTGCTCTTCTTTGCTACAAGTCGAATTTCCTCCCTTAAACCCTATCCTTTGCTTTttgctctctccatctctctgaccGGACCCTTTCCCCACCTTGTTCTACCCAAACTCATCTCAGAGGTAGTCTCCTCACCCTGTCCCTTTCCCGCCCCCGCCCTTTTCCTCTCAACAATCTCATTCCAACCCGTTCTCGCACAGAACCTGGTTCTTTCCTCAGCCTCCTTTCTGTTGAACCTCCCGCCTCGGTCCTCCCTTTGGACTGAAACTTAGCCCCAGCCGCTAGGACCCGAGCATACCCTCTCTGGGCCCGGGGCCACTACTCACCTCACAAACTTCAGCCCCTGAGACGGAGCCCGAACGTTACACCGGAACCGGAAACCCTCCGACCGCCCTACGGCCTGCCGTCGCTACCGCCACGGCTGCTGCCTCGCCACGGTCCCACAACTTGTGACGAAAGAGGGCGGGGCCCCGGTTCGCGCAGCCGTAGTAGCTACTTTTCCGCGGCGGAGCGCATGCGTGGCGGAGCCGTAACGATTTCCCCCGGCAAGCTACTTGGCTCCTTCGGTTCCCCGTGCTAAACCTGTTAACTACATTAGCGCAAAATTAATGTTACCTGAAGCATAAATTGAGCTGCTTGTAGTATTCCCGTGGAGAATAAGTGCGCTAAGGCTATGGCTAGAACTAAAAGCAGAGCTTCTGCGTTTGGGCTAAACCTGGACTTTCTGGTAGGAAGTAAACTTCAGAGTAGTGATCGTTAGTATTAACCACTCTCTCCTTAGCCTTTGTCCTTAACAGTGGTGCCAAGAGACCCAGAAAACCGACTAGTGTGGGAGGAGTCTGAAGATAGTACCCTCTCACacacctttgtttctttcttccattcattCGCAAAACAAATAATTGCTGGCAGTCTAGTACTTTTtaggccccacctgcagcatatataaattcgggttaggggttgaatcagagctgcagcttctggcctatgccacagccacgcagaatcaGAGCTaggactgtgacctacaccacagctcagggcaacactggctccttaatccactgggcaaggccagggatggaacctgtgttctcatggatactagtggggttctttactcgctgagccaggacaggaattcctaatCAACCATTTTGGTCCTCAACTAATCCTTACCTAACAAGCACCTTTACTTCTTGCCAGCTCCaattataattcttttctttttttttcttcctttttacggCCTAACTTGCAGAATACAGAAGTTGCTggtctagaggttgaatcggagctgcacctgctggtctgtgccacagccacagccacactggatctgagccgcacctgtgttctacactgcagcttgctgcaacactggatccttaacccactgagcaaggccagtttgatgtgggatcaaacccacatcctcgtggatactagttctTAACCCCAATTATAATTCCtccaattataatttttaataaacaacTTATTTAACTACCTGTAAGCTTGTAAGCCTCCCCAATTTTGTAGTCCAGCAGAACACGATTCAAGTGCTTCTTAAACCTGTGTCTCCCTCAGTAAAGAACTTATATAAAGCTAAACtcatgaagttcccactgtggcccaacaggatcacagcatctctgcagtgttgggatgcaagtttgatccctggcctggcacagtgggttaaggacctggtgttaggCTGCagttggcccaggaactccatggcttTCCATATTACTTAGTGAAAAATGCCCTACACTCCATTACTTCTGTGATCtcacttgttttttgttgttgttgttgtacccgaggcatgtagaagttcctgggtcagggattgaactcacagcacagcagtgacaataccggatccttaaccactaggccacgagggaactcctgtaatctcATCTACTGCTCTTTCCTTTACTCATTCAGCTCCACAGCTACAGAATCCTGACCCCTTGTTGTTCCTTGAACATGCCAAGTATACAAGGCCTTTGCACTTGTTGCTTTCTGCCTGAATTACTTATCATTCAAATAGCTGCATGGTTGGTTCCCTCACTCCTTTGGATTTTTATTCAAAATCTTAGAGAAGCCTTTCCCAACCTCTCTACTTAATTTTGAAGGCTGCTTGTCATAGTTAATCAGaccaattttttctctttttttctttttccataataCTTATCACAGTATTAGTCCTAGATAATttacttattatatttattgCTTATCATCTGACTCTCTCTACTAGAATGTCAGCTCCATAAAGGCAGGAATTACTGTTCACTGATAGATCTTAAATGTCTGCAGTAGCACCTAGCAcagttaaatatttgttgaattaaagaaccacatctttggagttcccgtggtggctcagtggtaatgaacccaactactgaggatgcagtttcaacccctggcctcactcagtgggttaagaatctggcactgccatgagctgtgtaggtcacagacacagcttagatctggcattgctgtggctgtagcataggctggcagctacagctctgattcaaccccttgctgcatctgctgctgctggcctacaccacagccacagcaacaccagatctgagctgcatctgccaactgcaggtttgatccctggcctcactcagtgggccaaggatctggtgttgccatgagctgtggtgtggatcacagatgtggctcagatctggcattgctgtggctgtggtatagaccagcagctgcagttctgattcagcccctagcctgggaacttacatatgccaaaggtgcagccctaaaaaacaaaacaaacaaacaaacaaaaaaaagcccagagaataacaagtattggcaaggatctggagaaactggaactctgtgcactgttagtgggaatgtaaaatggtacaaccactgtagaaaacagcaTGGTGGTTTATCAAACAATTAAAAGTAGAATGACTCTATGGCCCAGCAATTCTCCTCTCAGTATATACCTCCAAAACCAAAGCAGAGTCTCAAagatttgtacacccatgttcatagcagcattattcagagTAGTGAAAAGATTGAAGCAACCTAtgtgttcactgacagatgaataacCAAAATGcagtatacacatacaatggaatattattcattcataaaaaaggaataaatttctgATACATGGTACACGAATAAACCTTAAAAATATGCTAGgtttggagttcttattgtggctcagtggttaaaaaacccaactagtatctgtgaggactggggttcgatccctggccttgctcagtggggtaaggatccggtgttgctgtaagttgtggtgtaggtcgcggacgtggcttggatttggcattgttgtggctgtggtataagccggcagctacagttccaattctacccctagcctgggatcttccacacgctatgggtgtggccctaaaaagacaaaaaaaaaaaaagctaggttaagtaagccagacacaaaaaggcaaatattgtatgattccatttatatgaggtgtctaaaatagacaaatagaaagtagaatagaCAAAAAAGTCCCAACCTCCAGGTAATTAAAAATCTAATGGAGGGAGAAAGACACAATAGTAATAAATCACAACTTACAGAGAAATAAACTACTATGGaattctgctgtggcacagtggattaagaatccaactgcggcAGCTTGGATCGCTGTgaaggtgtaggtttgatcctgggcccagcacagtgggttaaaggatccagtgttgcggagttcccatcgtggcgcagtggttaacgaatccgactaggaaccatgaggttgcgggttcggtccctgcccttgctcagtgggttaaggatccagtgttgccgtgagctgtggtgtaggtcgcagacgcggctcggatcccgaactgctgtggctctggcataggccagcggctacagctctgattagacccctagactgggaagctccacatgctgcggaagcagcccaaaaaaaaaaaaaaaaaaaaaaaaaaaaggatccagtgttgccacagctacagctcggattcgatccctggctcaagaatttccaatatgccaagggtacagccattaaataaaaaaagaaagaaagaaacttagaaAGTTAAactcaagagaagaaaaagagaatatgagaaaggaAGGGAACTCTCTTGCAAAAGGAGTCAGAGAAGGAATCTTGGAGAACATCCAAACCGAGATCCTGGTGTACAGCTGAGGAGAGGAGAAAACAGCATGTTCTGTGATCCTGAAGTACATCTGAAGAGACAAGTAGCTAGAGAGAAAAGCAAGGTTCAGTCAGGAACGGCCTTAAATGCCATGTTAAGTGGTTTAGACTTTATCTTGAAAGTAGTGGGAACTAATCACTAACTTAAGCAGCGAAGTGAAAAGGGATCAAAGTTGCATTTTAGAACAATCACTCAGGCTGAGGTGTGAAGGCCAGTCAACAGGGATGCAAGGAGATTGTTCTATGGCTATTGTAGTAATAGAAGTAATAGAAGAGTTATAGTAATAGAAGAGTTATAATGATAGCTGGGACTAGAGTTGTGGCATTTAGTCATCGAGACAACCAGAAGGGATTAAATGGATTGTGACGACTGAGTGAGCAGGAGGTAACAATGATCAGGTTTCTGGCACAAATGGGGGATTATTAactgctaacatttattaagttctatgtgccaaacactgtgctAAGTATTTGAGgtgtttatctcatttaatccttaccacAAACCTGTAAAGTAGGTacaattatcctcattttacagggaAGAATAGAATTTATGTTATATAAACTTGCCAAGATGATGAGTGAATCTAGATCTTTCTGactatagagttccctggtggctcagcaggttaaggacctggcattgtcactgctatggttctggttactgttgtgatgtgggttttatccttggctcaggaacttccacatgccttgggcagagcaaaaacaaacaaaaaaataaataaaataaataaataactatgtaTGTAAGGTAGCTGGCACAGACTAGAAGCTCCAATATTTGCCTTTCCCTTCAATTACCTACATTCCATTATTACTTTACCTTGTTAGTATACAGTGAGTTATTATTCCTTAGTATTTCCAATTAACATAAAGACAAACTCTTTCTTTGCACTTAGCACacttctgaaaattttaaagtacaatGCCACAGTTACTCAAGAGTCCCACTTTTAAAGGGGTACCTGTTTCCAGAGTACTAAACATTATGAAATCATTAAATtatgattggggagttcccattgtcgctcagtggtaatgaacctgactagtatccatgaggatttggtttccacccctggcctcaaaaatgggttaaggatttggcgttgctgtgagctgtgctgtaggtcgcagacatggtttgcttctggcattgctgtggtggtgtaggcctgaagctacagctccaattcgaaccccagcctgggaatttccatatgctgcagatgtggccctaaaaagaccaaaaaaaaatatgattggaATAGGCTGCCAGAGGTAATCTAGTGGACATCTAAGAGATGTAATAGGTGCCTAAGATCAAGGTAGGAGATAGTATATCTATTACTTTGTAACTGTAAGTACTAAAACACCACCCTCCTAAACCCAATGCAGGAAGATTAGGGCAATCCCAACTCATGAAATGACCATAAGAAATCTTCTAGCTTCCCAGAGCAGAGCAGAAGTTCTCTCTCCCTTTCATGACAGTACAAGCTGGCTGTGACTTCAGCCAGCCAGTTACCCTCTTCTCAACTGGCTACCTGCCACAACCCATCACTCTTCACTGTTCCAAGGAACACAATGGTCAGGACTAGAGATTAGGACAGGAAGGGGATCATCTTAGATACAAATTCCAGAACTTTGCCACTCCTTTGGAGGGAGGTCAGAAGCAACTAGACTCAAGAGAAAAGTTGTCAAGTAACGGAAAAATGTTGCTAAGTAACAGGTTTAGTTTTGCTATCACAAACATAACCTACCATTTTGGCAGAAGCCATGACTTTATTCTTTAACAAAAGCAATTGGCAGGGGGTGATTCCATGCCATGGCTCAAAATCATTCAAAAATGATGCACTGAAAACCAAATTCAGAGATTGAAGGGTGATTCAGAAGTATCAGGGTCTAAGTTGTTAACTCGTTAAAATGAAGTTGTACAAAAGTAACCAAGCTGAAGACAGTATACAGAACTTCTCCAACCCTAAGATAAGTTTCTAGAGGGCAAAAACCAGAacttcccaccatggctcagtggtaatgaacccaactagggtccatgaggacctgggttcgatgcctggccttgctcagtgggttaaggatctggcttagctgtgagctgtggtgtaggccagcagctacagctccgattcgacccctagcctgggaatctccatatgaagagggtgcggccctgaagaaaaaaaaatagagggcaAGAACCAGATCTTCTATTTTTAAGCTATTTCTATTCAGTGCCCAACAAAATGCTTTATTCACCATGCGCCTTATTCCTGATGAGTGGAAGAAATATCAAgccctgagaaacaatccatcaTATCTTCTGTTTAATCAATTAAGTATGATTATTGTGAAAGGGAGGAAAGATACTGAAAACAGAATTAAGGCCAGAAGAAATATGAAGCTACATCACTATACCACAAGGGGGCAATATGTGAACACTTGTAATCTGGACAGGTAGGTTTGGCAGTCTGCTGATTACctttttaatgcaaattttatttataacacaGTATAATGTAGCTTAAAtcagacatacttttttttctttttgcttttttttgggaggccgcacctgcagcatatgtaagttcccaggccaggagttggactggagctgcagccatgggctacactacagccagaggAACTTGGGATATGAgctgtctgcagtctacaccacagctcacagcaatgctggatccttaacccactgagggaggccacggattgaacccacatcctcatggatactagtcaggttcgtaatcccctgagccacaaagggaactcccaaatcagacatacttttgttttcttacatccagaagttcctggagttcccatcgtggctcagcagttgttgaacccaactagcatccatgaggatgcatgtttgatccctggcctcactcagtgggttaaggatctggcattggtgtgagctgtggtgtaggtcacagaagcggcttggatctggcgttgctatggctgtggtgtagaattggtccagctctgattggacccctagcctcagaacctccatatgccccaagtgtggccctaaaaaaaaaaaaaaaaaagaagttcccaggccaggccagggatggaacccaagccacagcactgacaaagccaaaccttaaccactaggccaccaggaccTACTACTTTGACACTGTTTGAGAGGGCTGCAGTCAGGGTATGGGGAGGTAGGGTAGCTACTTCACCTTCTCTCACAGGGGTTGGCACCAACTCTTCTTATACTAGCAGTAAGGCTATCAGGAGACCAAGGCCAGAGGAAACACagcagaagaggaagcagagcagCTGGTCTTCCCACAGTGCCCCAGCTGTCAAGAGTCACATGCTCAGGAGTGCCTGCTGAGGAGAGGTAGGGGTGGTAGTGGGGACCTCCACCTGGAATCTCTTTTGAGTACTATAGGGCAATGgttggttctcaaattttagcaGCAGAGCTTGTTAAACCAGATTACTGGGCTCCAGCCTTATAATAGGATTCTAAAATTTGCACTTCAAGAAATTTCTcaggtgatgttgatgctgctgATCTAAAGAGCACACTTTGTGAACCACTGTTATAAGTATTTCTGGCTCTGTGCCcttctgcctttttttggggACATGCCCATGGCAATGGATCAAAActttgccactgcagtgacaacaaccttaaccctctgagccaccaggtaagtttttttttttttttttaactgcaggcagtatgtttttatttatttatacttttgctttttagggccgcacctgtggcatatggaggttcccaggttaggggtccaattggagctatagctgccgacttacaccacagccacgacatgAGACCCgtgccacatctgcgatctataccacagttcatggcaacaccggatccttaacccactgagcgaggccagggattgaacctgcaacctcatggttcctagttggattcatgtccactgtgccacaatgggcactccctcttttctttttttttactttgttcttgTTACCATTCCCCCATTCCCTCTTTCCTACCATCTGTCTATTGCTTTCTTCTCTAACTTTCCATTAGCTTCCTTTAGGAAAACCATAGGAAAGACAAAACAGGGGTGAATTTTAGACTATCTTAAGGATTACTCTAAGCAAGGGTTTCAGCTCTCTACTCTGGTTGGTATGTGTTTCAGAAGTAGAATTTACTCCAAATACATAtagtcttcctctccttcctttcatctAATAGTTGGAAGGCAGTTCAGTAAAGAGCAATAGATGCTTTTTCCAATAATAAGATCTTGCTTTGGGTTTCATAAAGATTGGTTGGGAAATGGCAGATACACAccaatacattttagaaaaattgccCACCTCTCTTAgactacttttaaaaagttacaggaaaatatgcaaaacagagaatttaccatttaaatcatttaaatgtacagttcagtggcattaagtaactcacattgttgtgcaactatcactaTCATCCACCTTCAGaaccttttcatcttcccaaattgaAACTCAATATTCATTAAACAATAATTTCTCATTCCCCTACTCCCAACACTAGCTTTTTTGGCAACCATCATTATACTCTTTTTGACTCAGTTCCTCTTTGATTTAATAAAAGAGAGGGTCCACTCCTGACTAGTGGTATTGGTCCTACATACGCAGGCGTTCTTGTATATACATGATTGGGTTTAATGTAATAAAGGTGAGAGAAAATGGGGTTGTAGAAAGAAAAGAGGTGGAGACAAATGAATAAGGGTTTTTATATTGGGCCTCCTCATCACAGGCCTCAGCAGCCCTGCCATGGATCTGCCCGATTCTTTCGCATCAAGAAATTGATCTTGCGAGCCATTTCCATGTTGTAGATTCGCCGGCAGGTTTCATAGCTTTCCCTCTGTCGCCGACGGCAAGGCTTCTCATAGTACCGCCGCCGCTTTATGTCCTCAATCAGCCCATCCATGGTGAGGATTCTGTACAAAGACAGGCAATGAAGTTAGAGGTGTGGGctcattattctttttcagtttcataCCGGTCAGAAGACACCTGACCAAACAATTGGTGTCTGTAAAAGTTAGGGTGTGAAATGGTGACAATATAGCATTACCTGCCTGAGGCTGGTCCCCAAATAATAATGTACAGGGCAATAAAAAAGGCAATTACCaggttctcttatggtgcagcaggttaatgatctagcattgtcactacagtggcttgggccactgctgtggcatgagctCAGTctttcacctgggaacttccacatgccatggccccaaaaaacaaaaccaaaaagcaattAGTTATTCAGTCCTTGCTCCTGGGAAGTTTAGAGTCCTGGTCATATTCTCAACCATTTTTCCTACCACAACACACCTGAGGGATATGACATGGTTCCAAAAGAACAGTGGCTCCCTATGGCAGTGAGTCTCAACCAAGGGGACATTTCAGAATCTTCAAATGGGTAAGTCATttgcagtaggaaaaaataattatgggTGATTCCTACTTGGTCTCAAGTTGAGATTGCAGTTTCATTCCCACTGTGTTTAAGACGCAGCTGAAATCTATAAGCCTGAGAAATCTCTGGCTTGCTtaatacagggaaaaaaagaagccctTATCACACCAGTGACAAATGTGACCATTAAAATAACAGCCTCAACCATGTTTTTCCCATGTACCACACACTCCAACCATACTACTTTACTGAGTACTCCCTGAACACATGTTAATACCAGGTCTTTACTCACACTGTTTCCACAGCCTAGAATGACACTCTCTACTTGCCAACCTTCTGagattttcctcatcttttttttggctttttagggccacaccctcggtatatggaggttcctaggctgggggtagaactggagctacagctgccagcctacaccagagccacagcaacgtgggatccatgccccatctgcaacctacatcatagctcacagcaacaccggatccttaacccactgagtgaggccagggatcgaacctgcaacctcatggttcctagttggattcatttatgctgtgccacgacaggaactccttcctcatCTTTTTGATACCAAACCCAGATGCTACTCTCCATAAAGTTTTTTCAGCTTCTTAGAGAAAACAGTTTTTGATCTATAcctatttagaaattatttcattttgccaTGTCGTtagttatttataaaaatgtctcCCTATTAGACTGAAAATCCCTGAAGGCAGAAaccaaaattttattaattttaaagtgtCCATAAAATTGCACtcaatttttttcctgcctaCCCAATCCAGTGTAATGCAGCTTCTCTTGTTGAATCCATAAATGCTTAACTCAAACTCACCTTTTTGTTCTCACTAAGCCAAGAAAATGGAGGGCTTATTCTATAACCTTAAGCTCCCGACAGCTCTGGCTGCAACCTGCaacttgtttctctctcttaaCCCATCATCAATTGGTCCTGAGGTTGTCCAGAGGCACCAGGTGGAGCTACCCTCTATCCTGGCATTGTTTCCAAGATCTCATTCCTGCCGACCATGTCCTCTCATTACATGTACAAAGTAAGTCAAAAATACAACT encodes the following:
- the MRPS21 gene encoding 28S ribosomal protein S21, mitochondrial, which produces MANHLKFIARTVMVQEGNVEGAYRTLNRILTMDGLIEDIKRRRYYEKPCRRRQRESYETCRRIYNMEMARKINFLMRKNRADPWQGC